TCACATAAACCGGAACGTGTTTTCTGCCGTCATAAACCGCGATTGTGTGTCCTACCATTTCAGGGAAAATTGTGGACGCTCTCGACCAGGTTTTGATAACTCTCTTTTCACCTGCGTCGTTCATATCAATAATTCTTTTTAAAAGACGTTCTTCGACAAAGGGACCTTTTTTAACCGATCTGCCCATTGATAAACCTCCTTCCGAAATATAAAAATAAGTTTTATATTATTTTGCGTTTCTTCTCTTAACGATAAATTTGTTGCTCTGTTTCTTCTTGTTACGTGTTTTGTAACCGAGTGTGGGTTTACCCCAGGGAGTAACAGGGCTCGGCATACCGACAGGAGATTTACCTTCACCGCCGCCGTGGGGGTGATCACAGGGGTTCATAACAACACCGCGGACGGTAGGTCTCCAACCCATATGTCTTTTTCTTCCGGCTTTACCGATAGAAATATTTTCGTGGTCGAGGTTGCTTACCTGACCGATTGTAGCTCTGCAGTCAATTCTTATCATTCTAACTTCGCCCGAAGGAAGTCTTACCTGGGCAAATTTGCCCTCTTTAGCCATAAGCTGTGCACAGTTTCCGGCACTTCTTACAAGCTGACCGCCCTTATTCGGAGCAAGCTCGATATTGTGAATTAAGGTACCAACGGGGATGTCTGCAATCATAAGCGCGTTACCCGGCTTAATATCAGCGTCAGATCCCGAACGTACAACGTCACCTACTTTGAGTGTGTAAGGAGCGATGATGTAGCTCTTTACGCCGTCCTCATATTCGATAAGCGCAATGTTTGCCGATCTGTTGGGATCGTACTCGATTGCGATAACGTTAGCGTTCATACCGTCTTTGTTTCTCTTAAAATCTATAACTCTGTATTTTCTCTTGTTCCCGCCGCCTCTGTGACGAACAGTAATTCTGCCGTAAGAGTTTCTGCCTGAATTCTTTTTA
This genomic stretch from Qingrenia yutianensis harbors:
- the rpsS gene encoding 30S ribosomal protein S19; protein product: MGRSVKKGPFVEERLLKRIIDMNDAGEKRVIKTWSRASTIFPEMVGHTIAVYDGRKHVPVYVSEDMVGHKLGEFAPTRTFKGHAGAKTTGVK
- the rplB gene encoding 50S ribosomal protein L2, with translation MAIKKFNPTSPARRFMTVSTFEEITKAEPEKSLLEPLKKNSGRNSYGRITVRHRGGGNKRKYRVIDFKRNKDGMNANVIAIEYDPNRSANIALIEYEDGVKSYIIAPYTLKVGDVVRSGSDADIKPGNALMIADIPVGTLIHNIELAPNKGGQLVRSAGNCAQLMAKEGKFAQVRLPSGEVRMIRIDCRATIGQVSNLDHENISIGKAGRKRHMGWRPTVRGVVMNPCDHPHGGGEGKSPVGMPSPVTPWGKPTLGYKTRNKKKQSNKFIVKRRNAK